A genome region from Clostridium sp. JN-9 includes the following:
- the rnr gene encoding ribonuclease R, which yields MNIRENLLAFMQELAYKPMDIKELSKIFDIKKKERPEFEELLNQMEKDGQIVKNRTEHYGIPERMGLVVGKFQGHHKGYGFVIAEVERPDIFIPSSNVNGAMNGDKVIAKILKEENAGKKCEGEIIRILERANKTIIGVYEDSKNFGFVVPEDQRISHDIFIPKADRNGAKTGQIVIVKIITWPESRRNPEGKITEILGNKGDKGIDILTIIKKYSLPEEFPTKVSSFAQNISEEIPKKEYERRRDLRNLKIVTIDGEDAKDLDDAISIEKLQNGNYYLGVHIADVSNYVKEKNPLDREALKRGTSVYLIDRVIPMLPKELSNGICSLNPKVDRLTLSCFMEIDKTGKVINHDICESIIKTSERMTYTDVTKILRDKDPEMMERYSYLLEDFKTMEELCEILYKKRINRGAIDFDFQECKIILNDVGKPVEIRPYERATANRIIEEFMLVCNETIAEHMFWANVPFVYRIHEEPDEEKLLHFSEFAHNLGYTLRVGQEVHPKALQEIIEKVKGKKEETVVSTLLLRSMMKARYSPQCVGHFGLAARYYCHFTSPIRRYPDLIIHRIIKEYINGGIDEKRANRLTSEVEVAAKQSSEAEIVAQDAEREVDDLKKAEYMSERVGEELTGIISSVTNFGMFVELPNTIEGLVHISNLHDDYYIYDERHLCLIGERTKNIYRLGDEVKVKVAKVDMMLHEIYFDLVPENGSDEEENNEAVNNEENNIKSTEDESLKEYDVPVEEFERKLR from the coding sequence ATGAATATTAGAGAAAATCTGCTGGCATTTATGCAGGAATTGGCATACAAGCCAATGGACATAAAGGAGCTTTCAAAAATATTTGATATTAAGAAAAAAGAAAGACCAGAATTTGAAGAACTGTTAAATCAAATGGAAAAGGATGGACAGATAGTTAAGAATAGAACTGAGCACTATGGCATACCAGAAAGAATGGGATTAGTTGTAGGAAAGTTTCAGGGACATCACAAGGGTTATGGTTTTGTAATTGCCGAAGTTGAAAGGCCGGACATATTTATACCTTCCAGCAATGTAAATGGTGCAATGAATGGAGATAAAGTAATAGCTAAAATATTAAAAGAAGAAAATGCGGGGAAAAAATGCGAAGGTGAAATAATAAGAATACTTGAAAGGGCCAATAAAACAATTATTGGAGTGTACGAAGACAGCAAAAACTTTGGATTTGTAGTTCCTGAGGATCAAAGAATATCCCATGATATATTTATACCAAAGGCAGATAGAAATGGTGCTAAAACAGGGCAGATTGTAATAGTTAAAATAATTACATGGCCTGAAAGCAGGAGAAATCCAGAAGGAAAAATCACTGAAATATTAGGCAATAAAGGTGATAAGGGTATAGATATATTAACTATTATTAAAAAGTATTCTCTGCCTGAAGAATTCCCAACAAAGGTAAGCAGTTTTGCTCAAAATATTTCTGAGGAAATACCTAAAAAGGAATATGAAAGAAGAAGAGATCTGAGAAATCTTAAAATAGTAACTATTGATGGTGAGGATGCTAAAGACCTGGACGATGCCATATCTATAGAAAAGCTCCAAAATGGTAATTATTATTTGGGAGTACATATTGCAGACGTATCAAATTATGTTAAGGAAAAGAACCCTTTGGACAGAGAAGCATTAAAGAGGGGTACTTCAGTATATTTAATTGACAGAGTTATACCTATGCTTCCTAAGGAATTATCAAATGGTATATGCAGTTTAAATCCAAAGGTAGATAGGCTTACATTAAGCTGCTTTATGGAAATTGATAAAACAGGTAAAGTGATAAATCACGATATATGCGAAAGTATAATAAAAACCAGTGAGAGAATGACTTATACAGATGTTACAAAGATACTCAGAGACAAGGATCCTGAAATGATGGAAAGATATTCATACTTACTGGAAGATTTCAAAACCATGGAGGAACTATGTGAAATACTATATAAGAAGAGGATAAACAGAGGTGCCATAGATTTTGATTTTCAGGAATGTAAAATTATATTAAATGATGTTGGAAAGCCAGTTGAAATAAGACCATATGAAAGGGCAACAGCCAATAGGATAATTGAGGAATTCATGCTGGTTTGTAATGAAACTATTGCAGAGCATATGTTTTGGGCTAATGTTCCCTTTGTATACAGAATACATGAAGAACCGGATGAAGAAAAGCTTCTTCATTTCAGCGAGTTTGCTCATAATCTTGGTTATACTCTGAGGGTAGGCCAGGAAGTGCACCCAAAAGCACTTCAGGAAATAATTGAAAAGGTAAAGGGAAAGAAAGAGGAAACAGTTGTAAGCACATTATTGTTAAGATCTATGATGAAGGCCAGATATTCTCCTCAGTGTGTAGGACACTTCGGCTTGGCAGCAAGATATTACTGCCATTTTACATCACCAATAAGAAGATATCCTGATTTAATTATTCATAGAATAATTAAGGAATACATTAATGGTGGAATAGATGAAAAAAGAGCAAACAGATTAACATCAGAGGTGGAAGTTGCAGCAAAGCAGTCATCTGAAGCAGAAATCGTGGCACAGGATGCAGAAAGAGAAGTTGACGATTTAAAGAAGGCCGAGTATATGTCTGAGAGAGTAGGAGAAGAGCTTACAGGCATCATTTCCTCAGTAACTAACTTTGGAATGTTTGTTGAATTACCTAATACAATTGAGGGGCTTGTCCATATCAGCAATCTCCATGACGATTACTATATTTATGATGAAAGACATTTATGCTTAATTGGTGAAAGAACAAAGAACATATACAGATTAGGTGATGAAGTTAAAGTAAAAGTAGCAAAGGTGGATATGATGCTGCACGAAATTTACTTTGATCTTGTTCCGGAAAATGGCAGTGATGAAGAAGAAAATAATGAAGCTGTTAATAACGAGGAAAATAATATTAAAAGTACGGAAGATGAAAGTCTTAAAGAGTACGATGTTCCTGTAGAGGAATTTGAAAGAAAACTAAGGTAA
- the smpB gene encoding SsrA-binding protein SmpB, with the protein MAKERKNKTLAENRKARHDYFIEESFEAGIELVGTEVKSIRAGRANLKDSYADIVNGEVFVRNMHISPYEHGNIYNRDPLRDRKLLMHKSEITRLLGFTAQKGYTLVPLSLYLKNGRVKVNLAVAKGKKDYDKRDAMLEKAAKIDIERQMKERTRY; encoded by the coding sequence ATGGCAAAGGAAAGAAAAAACAAAACATTAGCAGAAAACAGAAAAGCTCGCCATGATTACTTTATAGAAGAAAGCTTTGAAGCCGGTATAGAATTAGTAGGAACAGAGGTAAAATCTATCAGAGCAGGAAGGGCAAATCTTAAAGACAGCTATGCAGATATTGTAAATGGTGAAGTTTTTGTGAGAAATATGCACATAAGTCCATATGAACATGGTAATATCTACAATAGGGATCCTTTAAGAGATAGAAAGCTTTTAATGCATAAAAGTGAAATAACCAGATTGCTTGGTTTTACAGCTCAAAAAGGTTATACATTAGTGCCTCTTTCACTATATTTGAAAAATGGAAGAGTAAAAGTAAATCTGGCTGTAGCTAAAGGTAAAAAGGATTATGACAAGAGAGATGCAATGCTTGAAAAGGCAGCAAAAATAGATATAGAAAGACAGATGAAAGAGCGAACCAGATATTAG
- a CDS encoding PadR family transcriptional regulator, whose amino-acid sequence MLKGVLEGCVLEIISRNETYGYEITRQLNALGFSDVVDGTVYTILVRLEKNKLVEITKKPSDMGPPRKFFKLNDAGREELQKFWRKWEFVSSKINELKEKK is encoded by the coding sequence ATGCTTAAAGGTGTACTTGAGGGATGCGTACTTGAAATTATAAGTCGCAACGAAACCTACGGCTACGAAATCACGCGGCAGCTGAACGCCCTCGGATTTTCGGACGTTGTGGATGGGACAGTTTACACCATTTTGGTGCGGCTTGAGAAAAACAAGCTGGTTGAAATTACAAAAAAGCCATCCGATATGGGACCACCTAGAAAGTTTTTCAAGCTCAACGATGCTGGGCGTGAAGAACTGCAGAAGTTTTGGAGAAAATGGGAATTTGTATCATCAAAAATTAACGAGTTAAAGGAGAAAAAGTAA
- a CDS encoding DUF1048 domain-containing protein translates to MNFWEKVTGSDMTKEFKAFESRAQKLPIEYQAAWEQIKANLWSHSDFTGRNLMPILDGVLGLLEESAVDGENVKEVLGEDIKGFCSALAGIDGANSFRDKWRKQLNNNIAKKLGK, encoded by the coding sequence ATGAATTTTTGGGAAAAGGTTACGGGAAGCGACATGACTAAAGAATTTAAAGCTTTTGAATCACGTGCCCAAAAACTGCCGATTGAGTATCAAGCAGCATGGGAACAAATCAAAGCTAATCTTTGGTCGCACTCAGATTTCACCGGCAGAAACCTGATGCCAATTCTTGATGGTGTGCTTGGATTGCTGGAAGAATCAGCGGTAGATGGTGAGAATGTGAAAGAGGTTTTGGGTGAAGATATCAAAGGCTTCTGTTCAGCGCTGGCTGGTATCGATGGGGCAAATTCTTTTCGCGACAAATGGCGCAAGCAGCTCAACAATAATATCGCTAAAAAATTAGGTAAATAG
- a CDS encoding DUF1048 domain-containing protein, translating into MRIQDIIEGKKEWRAHMARVKALPKDYQIVYKEIQKYLYKVGPIELTEGIGLLSGIIDLFEEGAAIGKGVLEVTGSDVAAFCDDLIKGSKTYADIYQKSVDQEVNKAMKKVTDKTK; encoded by the coding sequence ATGAGAATACAAGATATCATCGAAGGCAAAAAAGAGTGGAGAGCGCACATGGCGCGTGTTAAAGCACTCCCAAAAGATTATCAGATTGTTTATAAAGAGATTCAAAAATATCTTTATAAGGTCGGCCCTATTGAACTAACAGAAGGGATAGGATTGCTTTCTGGAATTATCGATCTTTTTGAAGAGGGTGCAGCCATAGGAAAAGGCGTACTCGAAGTAACAGGCAGTGACGTAGCGGCTTTCTGCGACGATCTAATCAAAGGTTCAAAAACCTACGCTGACATCTATCAAAAATCTGTTGACCAAGAAGTTAACAAAGCCATGAAAAAGGTTACGGATAAAACAAAGTAG
- a CDS encoding cysteine-rich KTR domain-containing protein, whose amino-acid sequence MCKYEWILCPICGNKTRVKIGVDTVLENFPLFCPKCKQETIINAKQLNISVIKEPDAKMQSR is encoded by the coding sequence GTGTGTAAATACGAGTGGATATTATGCCCGATCTGTGGCAACAAAACACGGGTTAAGATAGGGGTTGATACGGTACTTGAAAACTTCCCGCTATTTTGTCCTAAGTGTAAACAGGAAACGATAATTAATGCAAAACAACTGAATATATCAGTTATCAAAGAGCCAGACGCTAAGATGCAGAGCCGATAA
- a CDS encoding ATP-binding cassette domain-containing protein has product MGKNIIQIKGVKKSFKDVEVLKGVDFEVEQGSIFALLGSNGAGKTTMIRIMATSLKADAGGVVINGYDIEKNPGDIRGSISLTGQFAAIDDILTGRENLQMIAKLRHLKNPNQVADELINRFGMSEAADRRVGTYSGGMKRRIDIAMSLVGNPKIIFLDEPTTGLDPEARLEVWKIVKELSAVGTTIFLTTQYLEEAEQLADKIAILHGGKIIALDTLEGLKKLFPPAKVEYIEKQPTLEEIFLTIIGKKQFGNMSRTK; this is encoded by the coding sequence ATGGGAAAAAATATTATACAAATTAAAGGGGTAAAGAAGTCTTTCAAAGATGTAGAAGTACTCAAAGGAGTAGATTTTGAAGTAGAACAGGGAAGTATCTTTGCATTGTTAGGTTCTAATGGAGCAGGAAAAACAACGATGATTAGAATTATGGCTACTTCACTTAAAGCAGATGCTGGAGGTGTTGTGATTAATGGCTATGATATTGAAAAAAATCCAGGAGACATTAGAGGCTCTATAAGTCTTACTGGTCAGTTTGCAGCTATTGATGATATTTTGACTGGCCGTGAAAATCTTCAAATGATAGCAAAACTTAGACATCTTAAAAATCCAAATCAAGTAGCAGATGAGTTAATTAACCGTTTTGGAATGTCAGAGGCTGCAGACCGTAGAGTTGGTACCTACTCTGGAGGTATGAAAAGAAGAATTGATATAGCAATGAGTCTTGTTGGGAATCCAAAGATTATTTTCCTAGATGAGCCAACAACAGGTCTTGATCCAGAAGCACGTTTAGAAGTTTGGAAGATTGTAAAAGAGTTATCAGCTGTAGGAACTACAATATTCTTAACAACCCAATATTTAGAGGAAGCAGAGCAACTTGCAGATAAAATCGCTATTCTCCATGGAGGAAAAATCATTGCTCTAGATACACTAGAAGGATTGAAAAAGTTATTTCCACCTGCAAAAGTTGAGTATATTGAGAAACAACCTACATTGGAAGAAATATTTCTAACAATCATTGGTAAGAAGCAATTTGGTAATATGTCAAGAACAAAATAA
- a CDS encoding IS110 family transposase, which produces MKKVDYLSTLFVGIDIGARQNVVSAINFEQEFFIKMKPVPNTQSGAEQLESMLVKILENNIFKVTIIGLESTSFYGVHIANFLSASEKLVPYKPYVYCLNPKEVANYKDSFNALNKNDGIDSFVIADFARVGRIHTEPWRGSQYLALQRLTRHRLHIVECLTREKTYMLSNVFLKFSEFALLDGEEHPFSNKYGATASSILTDFLSSEDIANASIEELVEFINTKSRKRISDPQMTAKILQQAARNSYRLDKCLYEPLTTSIACSFNCIQAFEKELSTINKAIEKAVMGMNPVEYQILMSIPGFGPVYSSGILAELGSVHAFPNNDAIAKYAGIVWKENQSGDFKAENTPMNKAGNRYLRYYLIEAAGSVIRHVPEYQAFYQKKFAEVTTHQHKRALALTSRKLIRLIFGLLAKNQLYSSNRVD; this is translated from the coding sequence ATGAAGAAAGTAGATTACTTATCAACTCTATTTGTTGGTATCGATATTGGTGCGAGACAAAATGTTGTCTCTGCAATTAACTTTGAACAGGAATTTTTTATTAAAATGAAACCTGTTCCTAATACACAATCTGGTGCAGAACAACTAGAATCCATGCTCGTCAAGATACTAGAAAATAATATATTTAAGGTTACTATTATTGGTCTTGAGTCTACTTCATTTTATGGCGTGCATATAGCTAATTTTTTATCTGCAAGTGAAAAACTTGTGCCATATAAACCCTACGTCTACTGTTTGAATCCTAAGGAAGTTGCTAACTACAAAGATTCCTTTAATGCTCTTAACAAAAATGATGGCATTGACTCTTTTGTTATTGCTGATTTTGCAAGAGTCGGCAGGATTCATACTGAGCCTTGGCGTGGTTCTCAATACCTTGCCCTACAAAGGCTTACAAGACACAGGCTTCATATAGTTGAATGCTTAACCAGGGAGAAGACATATATGCTATCAAATGTATTTCTCAAGTTTAGCGAATTTGCTTTGTTAGATGGTGAAGAACATCCTTTTTCTAATAAATATGGTGCCACTGCTTCCTCTATCCTGACGGATTTTTTATCTTCTGAAGACATTGCAAATGCTTCCATAGAAGAACTTGTTGAATTCATCAATACAAAGAGTCGAAAGAGAATTTCTGATCCACAGATGACTGCTAAAATTCTTCAACAAGCTGCTCGTAATTCATATCGCCTTGATAAATGTTTGTATGAGCCATTAACGACTTCAATTGCATGCTCTTTTAACTGTATTCAGGCTTTTGAAAAAGAACTGAGTACTATTAATAAAGCCATTGAGAAAGCGGTTATGGGAATGAATCCTGTGGAATATCAAATTCTCATGTCAATCCCTGGTTTTGGCCCTGTTTATTCCAGTGGTATTCTTGCCGAATTAGGCAGTGTGCATGCATTCCCTAATAATGATGCTATTGCTAAATATGCTGGCATCGTATGGAAAGAAAATCAATCTGGTGATTTCAAGGCTGAAAATACGCCAATGAACAAAGCAGGTAACCGTTATTTACGTTATTATCTGATAGAAGCCGCTGGTAGTGTCATAAGACACGTTCCTGAATATCAAGCTTTCTACCAGAAGAAATTTGCTGAAGTGACTACACATCAGCATAAACGAGCACTCGCGCTAACTTCTCGTAAATTAATCCGTTTGATTTTTGGATTGCTGGCTAAAAATCAACTCTACTCTTCAAATAGAGTAGATTAA
- a CDS encoding ABC transporter permease: MESTNKYFFKDMSVMFGRSMRHIFRSMDTIITVCLTPIAMMLLFVYVFGGAIKTGTENYINYILPGIMLMAIGSGISYVSYRIFIDKERGIFERFHSMPIARSTVLWGYVLTSLISNGISVIVIILVALLMGFRSSAGILAWLAVFGVLGIFTLTLTWIAVIAGLAAKTPDGAVAFAYPIIFLPFISSAFVPTDTMPSTVRVFAENQPVTPIVETIRNLLSNKPVGNEIWIALAWCIAIMVIAYIIAMMIDKKL; the protein is encoded by the coding sequence ATGGAATCTACAAATAAATATTTTTTCAAAGATATGAGTGTTATGTTTGGACGTTCTATGCGTCATATTTTCAGAAGTATGGATACAATTATTACAGTTTGTCTCACACCAATTGCGATGATGTTATTATTCGTTTATGTATTTGGTGGTGCAATAAAAACAGGTACTGAAAATTATATTAATTATATACTACCAGGTATAATGTTAATGGCTATTGGCAGTGGGATTTCATATGTATCTTACCGTATATTTATAGATAAAGAGCGTGGTATCTTTGAACGCTTTCACTCTATGCCCATCGCGCGTTCCACGGTATTATGGGGATATGTATTAACCTCATTAATTTCAAATGGAATTTCTGTAATAGTGATTATACTTGTTGCATTATTAATGGGTTTCCGTTCATCAGCAGGAATCTTAGCGTGGCTTGCTGTATTTGGAGTTCTTGGGATATTTACACTTACTTTAACTTGGATTGCAGTAATTGCTGGACTTGCTGCTAAAACACCAGATGGTGCAGTGGCATTCGCTTACCCAATCATCTTTTTACCATTTATCAGTTCTGCCTTTGTACCAACAGATACCATGCCCTCAACAGTACGTGTTTTTGCAGAAAATCAACCTGTAACACCTATAGTAGAGACTATTCGCAATTTATTATCAAATAAGCCGGTGGGAAATGAGATATGGATTGCCCTCGCTTGGTGTATAGCAATAATGGTTATTGCTTATATCATTGCAATGATGATTGATAAAAAATTATAA
- a CDS encoding ApaLI family restriction endonuclease, which produces MELYEKIKILSDKYSFDLLQQINSRINEMKEDDNSHYMLYNVLGISNEQGNQIDLYQNIGRFLYKYAGSFLEEATIACFKHKYPQAQAKVKIDNTFSSNPKTVEIDCLVNNVAFEIKWRDATTDGDHITKEHNRVKVIKNKGYMPVRIMFFEPNRKQAVKIQERLKYLYENEIGGRYYSGEDAWKYIKDVTGIDLKAILADIVAKKQR; this is translated from the coding sequence ATGGAACTTTACGAAAAAATAAAAATCTTATCAGATAAATATTCATTTGATTTATTACAGCAAATTAATAGTAGAATAAATGAAATGAAAGAAGATGATAATTCACATTATATGCTGTATAACGTCTTAGGAATATCAAATGAGCAGGGAAATCAAATTGACTTATATCAGAATATAGGAAGATTTTTGTACAAGTATGCAGGGTCATTTTTAGAGGAAGCTACAATTGCTTGTTTTAAACACAAATATCCGCAAGCACAAGCAAAAGTTAAAATAGATAATACTTTTTCTAGTAATCCTAAAACTGTGGAAATTGATTGCTTAGTTAACAATGTAGCCTTTGAAATAAAATGGAGAGATGCAACTACTGACGGAGATCATATTACTAAGGAACATAATCGAGTAAAAGTTATTAAAAATAAAGGGTACATGCCTGTTAGGATAATGTTTTTTGAACCAAATAGGAAGCAAGCTGTTAAAATTCAAGAAAGATTAAAATATTTATATGAAAATGAGATAGGTGGGAGATACTATTCAGGAGAAGATGCTTGGAAGTATATTAAGGATGTTACTGGAATAGACTTGAAAGCCATATTAGCTGATATTGTGGCTAAAAAACAGAGGTGA
- a CDS encoding site-specific DNA-methyltransferase: protein MSVLLGDCLEKMREIDDESVDLVYLDPPFFTQKEQTLKSRDNSKQYSFDDTWNSIDEYRAYMEERLRECFRVLKRTGSIFLHCDKSASHHLRMALDNVFGYNNFQSEIIWNYKRWSNSKKGLLNNHQTLYFYSKTQDFKFNTIYTDYSLTTNVDQILQDRVRNEHGKSEYKKDKDGKAILGKAKQGVPLSDVWEIPFLNPKAAERVGYPTQKPILLLERIINICTDENDVVLDPFVGSGTTLVAAKLLNRRFIGIDISPDAVELSSARLDRPIKTNSYLLEKGKSSYKNLTDEELNILRSIDAVPVQRNKGIDGFLKEYYNNKPISIRIQKKNESLNEAKRNLINASKRKQCSLMILIKTELNDLYGERLIRDESDNTTLLIMDSYNTKIRNWIKNR, encoded by the coding sequence ATGAGTGTTTTGCTTGGAGATTGTCTCGAAAAAATGAGAGAAATAGACGATGAAAGTGTTGATTTAGTTTATTTAGACCCACCGTTTTTTACACAAAAAGAGCAGACTTTAAAATCGAGAGATAATTCAAAGCAATATTCATTTGATGATACATGGAATTCCATAGATGAATATAGAGCCTATATGGAAGAAAGATTAAGAGAATGCTTTAGGGTATTAAAAAGAACAGGAAGTATATTTCTTCACTGTGATAAATCAGCATCTCATCATTTAAGGATGGCATTAGATAATGTATTTGGGTATAATAATTTTCAAAGTGAAATAATATGGAATTATAAAAGATGGTCAAATTCTAAAAAGGGTTTATTGAATAATCATCAAACTTTATATTTTTATAGTAAAACACAAGACTTTAAATTCAATACAATATACACAGATTATTCTTTAACAACTAATGTTGACCAAATATTACAAGATAGAGTACGGAATGAGCATGGTAAATCAGAATATAAGAAGGATAAAGATGGAAAGGCAATACTTGGCAAGGCAAAACAGGGGGTTCCATTATCAGATGTATGGGAAATACCATTTCTAAATCCTAAAGCGGCAGAGAGAGTTGGGTATCCTACCCAAAAACCTATATTATTACTTGAGAGAATTATTAACATTTGCACTGATGAAAATGATGTTGTTTTAGACCCATTTGTAGGGTCAGGAACTACACTAGTAGCAGCTAAGTTATTGAATAGGCGATTTATTGGGATTGATATTTCGCCAGATGCAGTAGAATTATCGTCTGCTAGGCTGGATAGGCCTATTAAAACTAATTCTTATTTATTAGAAAAGGGAAAATCAAGCTATAAAAATTTAACTGATGAAGAACTCAATATTTTAAGAAGTATAGATGCTGTACCAGTGCAAAGAAATAAAGGGATTGATGGATTCTTAAAAGAATATTATAATAATAAGCCTATTTCTATTAGAATACAAAAGAAAAACGAATCTTTGAATGAGGCAAAACGTAATTTGATTAATGCTAGTAAAAGGAAACAATGTTCACTAATGATATTAATAAAAACTGAATTAAATGATTTATATGGGGAGCGTTTAATTAGGGATGAAAGTGACAATACCACTCTTTTAATAATGGATAGCTATAATACTAAAATAAGAAATTGGATTAAAAATAGATAA
- a CDS encoding IS66 family transposase: MSEGQIIEIYNQGVSQVIGVIKELSNQIKELQSQVETLSKENKALNERVKSLESQVNKNSSNSSKPPSSDGFKKKTKSLRTKSGKKPGGQRGHEGTTLCLHDTPDEIEIHNVEFCTECGASLKDVPPERYIVRQIIDIPDVKVKIVEHRAEVKICPHCKSKNTAAFPEEIKNTVQYGERLKAIAVYLTQYQLIPYKRAVELIEDLFNHHLSQGSMVTFNQDCHDNLQAITNRIRNSLTSSTGAVHFDETGIYIDKKRQWLHVASNKNLTYYECHEKRGKKAIDDITILPNFTGTAVHDGFKTYFKYTNCNHALCNAHILRELNGITELQGQNWAKPMKNLLLDIKKEVDLANNKQNALPLDKIQDFESKYDKILKAGIDEDYAKNIELYSKKKVKKSASLNLLNRLNGYKEQILAFMYDFDIPFDNNLAERDLRMAKVKQKISGTFRSSAGANAFTRIRGYVSTVRKQGKNALDCIKSTFTVNQFDPTLT; this comes from the coding sequence GTGAGTGAAGGCCAAATCATCGAGATTTACAATCAAGGTGTATCTCAGGTTATAGGTGTTATTAAAGAATTATCAAATCAAATTAAAGAACTACAATCTCAAGTAGAAACACTTTCTAAAGAGAATAAGGCTCTAAACGAGCGTGTAAAATCATTAGAAAGCCAAGTCAACAAAAACAGTAGTAATAGCAGTAAACCTCCATCGTCAGATGGCTTTAAAAAGAAGACTAAAAGTTTAAGAACAAAATCAGGTAAAAAACCTGGCGGTCAAAGGGGTCATGAGGGAACAACATTGTGTTTACATGATACTCCTGATGAAATTGAAATTCACAATGTTGAATTCTGTACTGAATGCGGAGCATCCCTAAAGGATGTACCTCCTGAAAGATATATTGTTCGTCAAATTATAGATATACCAGATGTAAAAGTTAAAATTGTAGAGCATAGAGCAGAAGTTAAAATATGTCCTCATTGTAAAAGTAAAAATACAGCTGCTTTCCCAGAAGAAATAAAGAATACAGTTCAATATGGAGAACGCCTAAAAGCGATAGCTGTTTACTTAACTCAATATCAGTTGATTCCGTATAAACGTGCTGTTGAACTCATTGAGGATTTATTTAACCATCATTTAAGTCAAGGTAGTATGGTAACCTTCAATCAAGACTGTCATGATAATTTACAAGCTATAACAAATAGGATTAGAAATAGCCTTACCTCATCTACAGGAGCAGTTCATTTTGATGAAACTGGTATTTATATAGATAAAAAACGCCAGTGGCTTCATGTTGCTTCTAATAAAAATCTTACATATTATGAATGCCATGAAAAGCGTGGTAAAAAGGCTATTGATGATATTACAATACTTCCAAACTTTACTGGGACGGCAGTCCATGATGGTTTTAAAACTTATTTTAAGTATACTAACTGCAATCATGCTCTATGTAATGCTCATATATTAAGAGAACTTAATGGTATAACTGAATTACAAGGTCAAAACTGGGCAAAGCCAATGAAAAATCTATTGTTAGATATAAAAAAAGAAGTAGATTTAGCTAATAACAAACAAAATGCTTTACCTTTAGATAAAATTCAGGATTTTGAATCTAAGTATGATAAAATACTTAAAGCTGGCATTGACGAAGACTATGCTAAAAACATTGAATTATATTCTAAAAAGAAGGTAAAGAAAAGTGCCAGTCTTAATTTACTCAATAGATTAAATGGCTATAAGGAACAAATACTTGCTTTCATGTATGACTTTGATATACCTTTTGATAATAACTTAGCAGAACGTGATTTACGTATGGCTAAAGTTAAGCAAAAGATTTCAGGCACCTTTAGAAGTTCTGCTGGAGCTAACGCTTTTACTAGAATCCGTGGATATGTATCTACTGTAAGAAAACAAGGCAAAAATGCCTTGGATTGCATAAAATCAACATTTACAGTGAATCAATTTGATCCAACTTTGACGTAA